Genomic window (Ictalurus punctatus breed USDA103 chromosome 16, Coco_2.0, whole genome shotgun sequence):
caactcgccaaattttcacacaaaagaCAGCGTGTTAAAAATGCCAGAATTTATTGCTCCAGGAGCTTGGTTTCCTCTTGAAAGTGCAGAGGATCTGGATGTAGGTAGTAACCGCTTGGTCTCTTATTCTATGAGCAAAAATGATTTTTTCTATCTAAATGTGAAAACCCTTAAAGATGGAAGGAAAGTCTAGAGCTGATTGTGGACAAATCtctagacagagagaaacagtgtGTTCACGAGCTCATTTTTACAGCCTTAGATGGAGGGAATCCAGTTAAATCCGGCACTGCTTTAGTGCAGATCGTTGTTCAAGACAATAATGATAACAAACCGAATTTTGATATAAAGCACAAGTGCATGAAAGCGCTGTGCTTGGTTCGAGTGTAATACATATAAAAGCCACAGATTTAGACAAAGACTCAAATAGTGAAGTTCAGTATTATTTTGGGGCTCACACCACCGATCCATTGAAGCGAGCTTTCAGTGTGAACCCGGATACAGGAGAGATTACAGTATTTGGAAAATTAGATTATGAGATCACAAAGTCATATATAGTTGATGTATGTGCAAAGGATAAAGGAAACCCAGCTTAACACTGACAGACCCATTAAATATGTGGAGGTGCTGGGAGGAGACATGATGTCTCAGAGTCAGTCCTTCAGCTGCTATCTCTCTCCAATGTCCGAATTCGGTGATTTCACCCTCGTTACGCCCAGCAGcacaacaaaaatacacacagatttCATATAGCATTGTCTATACCGTAAGGCTGATTAAGGCTGTCAATATacagagggtgagagagagagagagagagagagagagagagagagagagagaatgagaatatGTTGTTTTCAGCACCACAAAAGTGAACAGTGACTTTCCTCTGTAAACGGTTACATGTAAGTGAACTTGCTACTCCGATTTGTGTACTATTTTGCtcataaaatacttttttctgtgtttatCATATGTTAAGGTTTATTTAGTTTTCAAAATTTTGTCATTCAAGAAAAAAGTCATCCTTCTTGAATCTTCAGAACACCTCAACCTGCATCTTAGAGTTCAGTTAATAACTTGGTACTTTgtaatgattttatatatatatatatatatatatatatatatatatatatatatatatatatatatatatatatatatatatatatatataatctgaatAATTTTGCAAGCAAAGGTAGCCCgacccctaaccttaacctttaCCTTAGTAACTTTCTATTCCAATTGTCTCCTACAAACTAGGACGAATTTGAGTGGGAATATTGACTGAAagatattattacttttttattattattgttaactTGTTTGGTATTAATGGAGTGAcagcatgtgcatgtgtgtatgtgtctttaAGAGTCAGACATTTTGTTATTGGACGTCAGGGCTCCAATAATATGCATGACTGTACAAAGAGATCCACTCCCTCCCCCATAGCAGGGAATCGCACATTGCACAAAGGCAGTACAGACTGTGATGCTCTCCTCCtcttagaaataaaaatggattACAATAAACGTCTGTGGCGAAATCGAGAAGTCAAGCTACGTATTTCTTGGATTTTACATTTTCCATCGATGTGGTGATTCGTCTAGATTTTCTTCCACAATGGCAAAAAGGACGTGGTTTGGAGGCTGGAGGTGTCTTTTATTCTGgttgtttctctttcttcttttgtggATTAACGCACAAGGCCAGACTCGCTATTCCGTTCCCGAGGAATTGAACGTCGGCTCCGTTGTCGGAAATATTGCTAAAGACCTTGGCTTGAAAATATCCGAGCTTTATGATCGTAAATTGCGAATAGCCTCCGAATCAGGTAAGCAGTATTTCAGTGTGAATTTAGGAAAAGGTGAGCTGGTGGTTGATGAAAGGATCGACAGAGAGAGCCTTTGTGGACAGAACGCAAACTGTCTGCTGCCAGTTCAAGTCATAATCGAGGATCCTCTCCAGCTTTACAGAATAGATGTTGAAATACAGGATATAAACGACAATTATCCTCATTTTCAGTCAACCGAGCGCGCACTAAAAATCGCAGAGTCCACCGTGCCTGGAATGCGCTTCCCCCTGGAAAGTGCACAAGACCCAGATGTAGGAAGTAATTCTTTAAAATCGTACACGCTGAGCAAAGATGAATGCTTCAGCTTAAAAGTCAAGGATCTTGGTGATGGGCGTAAAGTGCCCGAGTTGGTTTTGGAGAAATCCCTTGACCGTGAGAAGAAAGCTTTACATCAGCTGATGCTTACTGCACTGGATGGTGGAAATCCGGTCAAATCAGGCACTTCTCAGATAAATATCACTGTCCTTGATAACAATGACAACAATCCGGTATTTAACAATGCGGTATATAAAGTAAGCATTAATGAAAACTCCAGTCGGGGGACGTCAGTGTTAAAAGTTGACGCTACAGATTTGGACGAGGGCACGAATGGTGAAATACAGTACTCGTTTGGAGAGCGCACACCCGACGCAGTGCGCTCATTGTTTCTCATTGATCCACAGACGGGCGAAATCATTTTGAACGGGCAGCTGGATTTCGAAACCACTCCGACGTACAATATCGAAGTCAGTGCCACAGATAAGGGGATCCCTGAAATGGAAGGCCACTGCAATGTTCATATCGACGTTTTAGACGTGAATGACAACCCACCACAAATCGTGCTCACGTCCAAACCGAGCCCAGTGCGCGAGGACGCACCGAGTGGCACCGTTGTAGCGTTAATAAGCGCTCGCGACTTTGACTCTGGCGTTAATGGGAAAGTTATTTTACACACCCAACCCGAGGTTCCTTTTATACTGAAATCGACTTTCTCCAATGATTATTCTTTAGTGACGAATGGAATTTTAGATCGGGAAATGTTCCCGGAGTATAGCGTAGAAATCACCGCGTTTGATTCAGGCTCTCCTTCGTTGAGtagcaaaaaaacaatttcCGTTCAAATCCTTGATGTTAATGATAATCCACCAAAATTTCCTGATAACTCGTTTAAGGCATACGTCAAAGAGAACAACAACCCAGGTTCGATTGTTTGTTCTGTCTCAGCTTCAGACCTTGATGTCGGAGACAATGCCAAAATATCTTATTCTATAATTGACTCCAAAGTCCAGGACATGCCCCTGTCGTCTTATTTCTACATTAACTCAGACAACGGGAGCATTTTTAGCATGCACTCGTTTGATTATGAGAAGATGAAAGTGTTTCAAATCCAAGTCCAGGCGAAAGATCACGGCTCTCCGTCTCTGAGCAGCAACGCCACGGTTCATGTTTTTATCGTGGACCAGAACGACAATGCCCCAGCTATCATTTACCCCTCCGCACTCATGGGCTCCGTGTCTCATCAGAGAATGCCCCGCTCCGCTAAAGCAGGACACCTCGTTACTAAAGTCACAGCAGTGGACGCTGACTCGGGCCATAACGCCTGGATTTCCTATCGGCTAGCGGAGGCCACGGACGCGTCTCTGTTCACTGTCACTTTACATACAGGAGAGGTGAGGACTAAGCGCTCTGTTTCAGAGCAGGATGACTCCTCTCAGAGACTGCTCATAGAGATAAAGGACAACGGAGAACCGCTGCAGTCCACCACAGTCACTGTGGATATACTGATAGAGGACGGCTTTCATGAACCAATCGCAGACtttagacacaaacacacagaacctGAGAAGAAAAATAGCAAAATCACATTATATCTCATCATTTCTCTTGCCTCCGTGTCATTGTTGTGTTTGGTGACATTTTTGGTCTTGTTGGTAAAATGCGCTCGAAGCAGTAGAGGCAGCTCGAGTTGCTGTATCAGACGGAGCGATTGTGAATATAAAAACCCCAACAGAAACCTGCAGATCCAGCTCAACACTGACGGACCCATTAAATATGTGGAGGTGCTGGGAGGAGACATGATGTCTCAGAGTCAGTCCTTCGGCTCGTATCTCTCTCCAATGTCCGAATTCAGTGATTTCACCCTCGTTAAGCCCAGCAGCACTACAGACTTTACGAATACTCTGAGCGTGCTCGATGCGTCTTTACCGGACAGCACGTGGACGTTTGAGTGTCAGCAGGTGAGAAAAAAATGCGCTTTGCGTTAAATGTATTCCAAATAGGCTACATTATATGGAGTCTcttcattgttttgtttactgtttaatgtatttaaatCCGCGTAATTGCTTTTAGTGTCACAGCTGTGAGTatgcaacagagagagagagagagagagagagagagagagagagagagagagagagagagagagagatgttcatTTCAGCAACACAAACCTGAAACTTTTCTTTGGAAACGGCCTCTCTTTGCTTCCAGCTAAGATTTGTGTGCTATTttgtttgtaaaatgtttttgatagtttttttttttttttgaataaaaaattttgtttattttggttaTTTCCTTCCATTGGCCATGGGAGAAATATTGTAACGAAATTATATTCAAGAAAGAGCCACCTTTCTTGATTCTTCAGAACAGCTCAGTTTGCATTTCAAACGAGCActtcttctattattattattattattattattattattattattattatcatcatcatcatcatcatcatcatcagaagcagcagcagcatcttttttattttctttttttgttattgcttgtgatgatgatgatgatgatgatgatgatgacgatgacatAACATCCTGTTATTTAGCATATTTCAGTCCCCATTAAGAGGCACCATGTTGCCCATTGGAAAGTACCAACCGAGCTTTGCGCCAATGGTGTGCAAGACTGTACAAAGGGATCCACTCCCTCCCCTATCTAAACCAGCAGTGCAATGATAAGGCTGCAGAGAAAGAGGATTCTCTCTTTCTATGTTACAGCGCTGTTCATTACATAGTGGACATGTCAAAGTGTCAGGATTTAGGTGTCATCAAAATGAGGGTTAACATGGCGTTGATCTGTGGATGTTGAAGACCTATTTATTAATGGAAAGGAAGATTATTTTGAGCAGATGATACACAAAATCAAAGAAGGGTGGAAAAGGACAGCATTAGGGCTGCTCGATGTGTCGATTTTCTCTCTATTGTAGAATACCGAAGCCCAGATTCGTTATACCATACCAGAGGaatgtacaaaatataaataacaactcgccaaattttcacacaaaagaCAGCGTGTTAAAAATGCCAGAATTTATTGCTCCAGGAGCTTGGTTTCCTCTTGAAAGTGCAGAGGATCTGGATGTAGGTAGTAACCGCTTGGTCTCTTATTCTATGAGCAAAAATGATTTTTTCTATCTAAATGTGAAAACCCTTAAAGATGGAAGGAAAGTCTAGAGCTGATTGTGGACAAATCtctagacagagagaaacagtgtGTTCACGAGCTCATTTTTACAGCCTTAGATGGAGGGAATCCAGTTAAATCCGGCACTGCTTTAGTGCAGATCGTTGTTCAAGACAATAATGATAACAAACCGAATTTTGATATAAAGCACAAGTGCATGAAAGCGCTGTGCTTGGTTCGAGTGTAATACATATAAAAGCCACAGATTTAGACAAAGACTCAAATAGTGAAGTTCAGTATTATTTTGGGGCTCACACCACCGATCCATTGAAGCGAGCTTTCAGTGTGAACCCGGATACAGGAGAGATTACAGTATTTGGAAAATTAGATTATGAGATCACAAAGTCATATATAGTTGATGTATGTGCAAAGGATAAAGGAAACCCAGCTTAACACTGACAGACCCATTAAATATGTGGAGGTGCTGGGAGGAGACATGATGTCTCAGAGTCAGTCCTTCAGCTGCTATCTCTCTCCAATGTCCGAATTCGGTGATTTCACCCTCGTTACGCCCAGCAGcacaacaaaaatacacacagatttCATATAGCATTGTCTATACCGTAAGGCTGATTAAGGCTGTCAATATacagagggtgagagagagagagagagagagagagagagagagagagagagaatgagaatatGTTGTTTTCAGCACCACAAAAGTGAACAGTGACTTTCCTCTGTAAACGGTTACATGTAAGTGAACTTGCTACTCCGATTTGTGTACTATTTTGCtcataaaatacttttttctgtgtttatCATATGTTAAGGTTTATTTAGTTTTCAAAATTTTGTCATTCAAGAAAAAAGTCATCCTTCTTGAATCTTCAGAACACCTCAACCTGCATCTTAGAGTTCAGTTAATAACTTGGTACTTTgtaatgattttatatatatatatatatatatatatatatatatatatatatatatatatatatatatatatatatatataatctgaatAATTTTGCAAGCAAAGGTAGCCCgacccctaaccttaacctttaCCTTAGTAACTTTCTATTCCAATTGTCTCCTACAAACTAGGACGAATTTGAGTGGGAATATTGACTGAAagatattattacttttttattattattgttaactTGTTTGGTATTAATGGAGTGAcagcatgtgcatgtgtgtatgtgtctttaAGAGTCAGACATTTTGTTATTGGACGTCAGGGCTCCAATAATATGCATGACTGTACAAAGAGATCCACTCCCTCCCCCATAGCAGGGAATCGCACATTGCACAAAGGCAGTACAGACTGTGATGCTCTCCTCCtcttagaaataaaaatggattACAATAAACGTCTGTGGCGAAATCGAGAAGTCAAGCTACGTATTTCTTGGATTTTACATTTTCCATCGATGTGGTGATTCGTCTAGATTTTCTTCCACAATGGCAAAAAGGACGTGGTTTGGAGGCTGGAGGTGTCTTTTATTCTGgttgtttctctttcttcttttgtggATTAACGCACAAGGCCAGACTCGCTATTCCGTTCCCGAGGAATTGAACGTCGGCTCCGTTGTCGGAAATATTGCTAAAGACCTTGGCTTGAAAATATCCGAGCTTTATGATCGTAAATTGCGAATAGCCTCCGAATCAGGTAAGCAGTATTTCAGTGTGAATTTAGGAAAAGGTGAGCTGGTGGTTGATGAAAGGATCGACAGAGAGAGCCTTTGTGGACAGAACGCAAACTGTCTGCTGCCAGTTCAAGTCATAATCGAGGATCCTCTCCAGCTTTACAGAATAGATGTTGAAATACAGGATATAAACGACAATTATCCTCATTTTCAGTCAACCGAGCGCGCACTAAAAATCGCAGAGTCCACCGTGCCTGGAATGCGCTTCCCCCTGGAAAGTGCACAAGACCCAGATGTAGGAAGTAATTCTTTAAAATCGTACACGCTGAGCAAAGATGAATGCTTCAGCTTAAAAGTCAAGGATCTTGGTGATGGGCGTAAAGTGCCCGAGTTGGTTTTGGAGAAATCCCTTGACCGTGAGAAGAAAGCTTTACATCAGCTGATGCTTACTGCACTGGATGGTGGAAATCCGGTCAAATCAGGCACTTCTCAGATAAATATCACTGTCCTTGATAACAATGACAACAATCCGGTATTTAACAATGCGGTATATAAAGTAAGCATTAATGAAAACTCCAGTCGGGGGACGTCAGTGTTAAAAGTTGACGCTACAGATTTGGACGAGGGCACGAATGGTGAAATACAGTACTCGTTTGGAGAGCGCACACCCGACGCAGTGCGCTCATTGTTTCTCATTGATCCACAGACGGGCGAAATCATTTTGAACGGGCAGCTGGATTTCGAAACCACTCCGACGTACAATATCGAAGTCAGTGCCACAGATAAGGGGATCCCTGAAATGGAAGGCCACTGCAATGTTCATATCGACGTTTTAGACGTGAATGACAACCCACCACAAATCGTGCTCACGTCCAAACCGAGCCCAGTGCGCGAGGACGCACCGAGTGGCACCGTTGTAGCGTTAATAAGCGCTCGCGACTTTGACTCTGGCGTTAATGGGAAAGTTATTTTACACACCCAACCCGAGGTTCCTTTTATACTGAAATCGACTTTCTCCAATGATTATTCTTTAGTGACGAATGGAATTTTAGATCGGGAAATGTTCCCGGAGTATAGCGTAGAAATCACCGCGTTTGATTCAGGCTCTCCTTCGTTGAGtagcaaaaaaacaatttcCGTTCAAATCCTTGATGTTAATGATAATCCACCAAAATTTCCTGATAACTCGTTTAAGGCATACGTCAAAGAGAACAACAACCCAGGTTCGATTGTTTGTTCTGTCTCAGCTTCAGACCTTGATGTCGGAGACAATGCCAAAATATCTTATTCTATAATTGACTCCAAAGTCCAGGACATGCCCCTGTCGTCTTATTTCTACATTAACTCAGACAACGGGAGCATTTTTAGCATGCACTCGTTTGATTATGAGAAGATGAAAGTGTTTCAAATCCAAGTCCAGGCGAAAGATCACGGCTCTCCGTCTCTGAGCAGCAACGCCACGGTTCATGTTTTTATCGTGGACCAGAACGACAATGCCCCAGCTATCATTTACCCCTCCGCACTCATGGGCTCCGTGTCTCATCAGAGAATGCCCCGCTCCGCTAAAGCAGGACACCTCGTTACTAAAGTCACAGCAGTGGACGCTGACTCGGGCCATAACGCCTGGATTTCCTATCGGCTAGCGGAGGCCACGGACGCGTCTCTGTTCACTGTCACTTTACATACAGGAGAGGTGAGGACTAAGCGCTCTGTTTCAGAGCAGGATGACTCCTCTCAGAGACTGCTCATAGAGATAAAGGACAACGGAGAACCGCTGCAGTCCACCACAGTCACTGTGGATATACTGATAGAGGACGGCTTTCATGAACCAATCGCAGACtttagacacaaacacacagaacctGAGAAGAAAAATAGCAAAATCACATTATATCTCATCATTTCTCTTGCCTCCGTGTCATTGTTGTGTTTGGTGACATTTTTGGTCTTGTTGGTAAAATGCGCTCGAAGCAGTAGAGGCAGCTCGAGTTGCTGTATCAGACGGAGCGATTGTGAATATAAAAACCCCAACAGAAACCTGCAGATCCAGCTCAACACTGACGGACCCATTAAATATGTGGAGGTGCTGGGAGGAGACATGATGTCTCAGAGTCAGTCCTTCGGCTCGTATCTCTCTCCAATGTCCGAATTCAGTGATTTCACCCTCGTTAAGCCCAGCA
Coding sequences:
- the LOC108276800 gene encoding protocadherin gamma-C5; its protein translation is MAKRTWFGGWRCLLFWLFLFLLLWINAQGQTRYSVPEELNVGSVVGNIAKDLGLKISELYDRKLRIASESGKQYFSVNLGKGELVVDERIDRESLCGQNANCLLPVQVIIEDPLQLYRIDVEIQDINDNYPHFQSTERALKIAESTVPGMRFPLESAQDPDVGSNSLKSYTLSKDECFSLKVKDLGDGRKVPELVLEKSLDREKKALHQLMLTALDGGNPVKSGTSQINITVLDNNDNNPVFNNAVYKVSINENSSRGTSVLKVDATDLDEGTNGEIQYSFGERTPDAVRSLFLIDPQTGEIILNGQLDFETTPTYNIEVSATDKGIPEMEGHCNVHIDVLDVNDNPPQIVLTSKPSPVREDAPSGTVVALISARDFDSGVNGKVILHTQPEVPFILKSTFSNDYSLVTNGILDREMFPEYSVEITAFDSGSPSLSSKKTISVQILDVNDNPPKFPDNSFKAYVKENNNPGSIVCSVSASDLDVGDNAKISYSIIDSKVQDMPLSSYFYINSDNGSIFSMHSFDYEKMKVFQIQVQAKDHGSPSLSSNATVHVFIVDQNDNAPAIIYPSALMGSVSHQRMPRSAKAGHLVTKVTAVDADSGHNAWISYRLAEATDASLFTVTLHTGEVRTKRSVSEQDDSSQRLLIEIKDNGEPLQSTTVTVDILIEDGFHEPIADFRHKHTEPEKKNSKITLYLIISLASVSLLCLVTFLVLLVKCARSSRGSSSCCIRRSDCEYKNPNRNLQIQLNTDGPIKYVEVLGGDMMSQSQSFGSYLSPMSEFSDFTLVKPSSTTDFTNTLSVLDASLPDSTWTFECQQVRKKCALR